Proteins from one Xenopus tropicalis strain Nigerian chromosome 1, UCB_Xtro_10.0, whole genome shotgun sequence genomic window:
- the LOC108645503 gene encoding nicotinamide N-methyltransferase, with protein MEPNPTKFYHLHQFDTRDFTNNFFSPQADSLFLEQAVKFPLRALYTEFASGYIKGENLIDVSIGPLIFPLFPVFESFREITILKFNDDCIKELDKWRKSDPGACDWSHAVEFMAELEGNSAVWTHKEEQLKGRIKHLLKCDVSAENLVDERTVPKADCLLTAWILETISQDETSYCNNFKKMSALLKLGGHLVLIGDIQGSFFIVGGHKYHILPIGEEFLRKTLEDEGYSIVFYSAVGRNAEKQTTNYEKIVCIIARKVRER; from the exons ATGGAGCCAAACCCTACTAAGTTCTATCATCTGCACCAGTTTGACACAAGAGATTTCACTAACAATTTCTTTTCTCCCCAAGCAGATAGTTTGTTCCTAGAACAAGCTGTGAAATTCCCGCTGAGAGCTCTGTATACGGAATTTGCTTCAG GTTATATCAAAGGTGAAAACTTGATTGACGTCAGTATTGGACCCCTCATTTTTCCCCTCTTCCCAGTTTTTGAGTCCTTCAGAGAAATCACAATATTAAAATTTAATGATGACTGCATCAAAGAACTGGACAAATGGAGAAAATCCGATCCGGGTGCCTGTGACTGGTCTCATGCAGTCGAGTTCATGGCGGAACTGGAAGGAAAcag TGCTGTTTGGACACATAAAGAAGAACAGCTAAAAGGAAGAATAAAACACCTACTTAAATGTGACGTTTCAGCAGAAAACCTGGTTGATGAAAGGACGGTTCCAAAGGCAGACTGTCTCCTCACAGCATGGATCCTGGAGACCATTAGCCAAGATGAAACTTCCTACTGTAACAATTTCAAGAAAATGTCAGCTTTGCTAAAATTAGGAGGTCACCTGGTCTTAATTGGAGATATCCAGGGATCCTTTTTCATTGTCGGAGGCCACAAGTATCACATCTTACCCATTGGGGAAGAGTTCTTAAGGAAGACTCTAGAGGATGAAGGTTactctattgtattctatagtGCAGTGGGGAGGAACGCTGAGAAGCAAACAACTAATTATGAGAAGATTGTGTGTATCATAGCCCGCAAAGTAAGGGAAAGATAG